One Mycolicibacterium goodii genomic region harbors:
- a CDS encoding DUF4193 domain-containing protein — MATDYDAPRRTEADDVSEDSLDELKARRNEAQSAVVDVDEAETAESFELPGADLSGEELSVRVVPKQADEFTCSSCFLVHHRSRLASEKNGVMICTDCAA, encoded by the coding sequence ATGGCTACCGACTACGACGCCCCGCGGCGCACAGAGGCTGACGACGTTTCCGAGGATTCGCTCGACGAACTGAAAGCGCGGCGCAACGAGGCCCAGTCCGCTGTGGTGGACGTCGACGAGGCGGAGACCGCCGAGTCCTTCGAGCTCCCGGGAGCCGATCTCTCCGGCGAGGAACTCTCGGTCCGGGTCGTCCCGAAACAGGCGGACGAGTTCACGTGCTCCAGCTGCTTCCTCGTGCACCATCGCAGCCGTCTGGCCAGTGAGAAGAACGGCGTGATGATCTGCACCGACTGCGCGGCCTGA
- a CDS encoding DUF3093 domain-containing protein: MSDTRATTQTTRYRERLWVPWWWTPIAAGLAALIAFEVVMGVPSIPAWVPYAVLLPVAGAVLLWFSKTEVRVVSTLDGETELWVNAAHLPKSVIARSAEVPRSAKSAALGRQLDPAAYVVHRAWVGPMILVVLDDPDDPTPYWLVSTRHPDRLLAALNA; encoded by the coding sequence GTGTCGGACACGCGCGCAACCACCCAAACCACGCGGTATCGCGAACGGTTGTGGGTGCCTTGGTGGTGGACGCCGATCGCCGCGGGACTGGCGGCCCTGATCGCCTTCGAGGTGGTCATGGGGGTGCCGAGCATCCCGGCCTGGGTTCCCTATGCCGTGCTGCTGCCGGTGGCCGGGGCGGTGCTGCTGTGGTTCAGCAAGACCGAGGTCAGGGTGGTGAGCACGCTCGACGGCGAGACCGAATTGTGGGTGAATGCCGCGCATCTGCCGAAATCGGTGATCGCCCGCTCCGCCGAGGTCCCGCGATCGGCGAAGTCAGCGGCGCTGGGACGTCAGCTCGATCCGGCGGCGTATGTCGTGCACCGCGCATGGGTGGGCCCCATGATTCTCGTTGTTCTCGACGACCCGGACGACCCCACCCCGTACTGGCTGGTCAGCACCCGTCACCCGGATCGTCTGCTGGCAGCGTTGAACGCCTGA